Proteins encoded together in one Aurantiacibacter aquimixticola window:
- a CDS encoding putative bifunctional diguanylate cyclase/phosphodiesterase, translated as MAVGNLLRSLGGGSAGGRRTRVISADDTERRLQVLDDYEQTGISWIWATDADGHLIYFSPSASESLDGDLDELLDRPLPDIFEIDPHNADRSDRPINFQLKARNKITDLAVKLVSASHESEASERWWSLSGHPKFSEGGKFLGYRGSAKDITTAYRRAREDSRLAEYDSLTGLANRHRMNRKLESTLAGFRAAKRACALLMLDLDKFKQVNDTMGHQAGDDLLRQVADRLKSIVGEKAEIGRLGGDEFQVMLPDLDDRGTLGDLADKIIQMLSSPYQIEGKRAIIGASVGISIAPYDGVEADEVIHAADLALYAAKNSGRGTYRFYSADLRDVEQERQVLLDDLREALAVGQLQMHYQPVVRTSDNRVVAFEALMRWEHPERGNVPPMSFIPVAEETDLINRMGEWALQQACKDALKWPENVRIAVNVSAKQFVNKGFPAIVTRVLADTGIAPDRLELELTETVFMGDTETTTATFKTLKALGVRLALDDFGTGYSSLSYLRNAPFDKIKVDKSFVDTCTQKDENSAKIITAIIGLSDALGMDVTVEGVEAFDQFNLVCAKGAKYIQGWIYSKARPQSEVLEKIASGGFAIEPSGPDTYRPERRSVFRRIGVIHEDHRYDAVMRDLSQTGSRIEGLVGVPIGAGLVLDLGGGQLVVSTVRRSEGAMIGVEFETPLVSDGAGGLVTRNRVSPYALASAGMPLAALPPGNYPSTLLGGDKDSKPQFMQVQVHRG; from the coding sequence ATGGCAGTTGGCAATCTTCTGAGAAGTCTTGGAGGCGGCAGTGCGGGCGGCAGGCGAACGCGCGTAATCTCGGCTGACGATACCGAGCGGCGGTTGCAAGTCCTCGACGATTACGAGCAGACCGGTATTTCGTGGATCTGGGCGACCGATGCCGACGGTCACCTTATCTATTTCTCGCCGAGCGCGTCCGAGAGCCTGGATGGGGACCTCGACGAATTGCTCGATCGGCCCTTGCCGGACATTTTCGAGATCGATCCCCACAATGCCGATCGATCCGACCGACCGATCAACTTCCAACTGAAGGCGCGCAACAAGATCACCGATCTGGCGGTGAAGCTCGTCTCCGCATCGCATGAAAGCGAAGCGTCAGAACGCTGGTGGTCTCTTTCAGGGCATCCGAAATTCTCGGAGGGTGGGAAATTCCTCGGCTATCGCGGCAGCGCGAAGGATATCACCACTGCCTATCGCCGGGCGCGCGAAGATTCGCGCTTGGCCGAATACGATTCGCTCACCGGTCTGGCCAATCGGCACCGAATGAACCGCAAGCTGGAAAGCACGCTGGCAGGCTTTCGCGCCGCCAAACGCGCTTGTGCGCTGTTGATGCTCGATCTCGACAAGTTCAAGCAGGTGAACGACACGATGGGGCACCAGGCAGGGGATGATCTCCTGCGCCAGGTCGCCGACAGGCTGAAGAGCATCGTGGGCGAGAAGGCAGAGATCGGCCGCCTCGGCGGTGACGAATTTCAGGTCATGCTTCCCGATCTCGACGACCGCGGCACGCTCGGAGACCTGGCCGACAAGATCATTCAGATGCTGTCATCGCCGTATCAGATCGAAGGCAAGCGCGCGATCATCGGCGCGTCTGTCGGCATCTCGATTGCACCATATGACGGGGTCGAGGCCGACGAGGTGATCCATGCGGCGGACCTCGCGCTTTACGCGGCGAAGAACAGCGGCCGCGGTACTTATCGGTTTTATTCGGCCGACCTAAGGGATGTCGAACAGGAAAGGCAGGTACTGCTCGACGATCTGCGTGAGGCGCTGGCCGTCGGCCAGCTGCAAATGCACTACCAACCCGTTGTGCGGACTAGCGACAACAGGGTGGTCGCGTTCGAGGCGCTGATGCGGTGGGAGCATCCCGAGCGAGGCAACGTCCCCCCGATGAGCTTTATCCCGGTCGCTGAAGAGACCGACCTCATCAATCGCATGGGCGAATGGGCCCTGCAGCAGGCGTGCAAGGACGCGCTAAAGTGGCCGGAGAATGTGCGCATCGCGGTGAATGTGTCGGCAAAGCAGTTCGTCAACAAAGGCTTCCCGGCGATCGTCACGCGGGTTCTGGCCGATACCGGCATCGCACCCGATCGGCTCGAGCTGGAACTGACCGAAACCGTCTTCATGGGCGATACCGAAACAACGACAGCGACATTCAAGACTTTGAAGGCGCTGGGCGTGCGCCTCGCGCTCGACGATTTCGGCACTGGCTATTCCTCGCTCAGCTATCTGCGCAACGCCCCCTTCGACAAGATCAAGGTCGACAAGAGCTTCGTAGATACCTGCACGCAGAAAGACGAAAACAGCGCGAAAATCATCACCGCGATCATCGGTTTGTCGGATGCGTTGGGAATGGACGTGACGGTCGAGGGCGTCGAAGCTTTCGACCAATTCAATCTCGTCTGCGCCAAAGGTGCGAAGTATATCCAGGGCTGGATCTATTCGAAGGCGCGACCGCAATCGGAAGTGCTTGAAAAGATTGCCAGCGGCGGCTTCGCAATCGAGCCGAGCGGCCCCGACACCTATCGGCCCGAGCGCCGCAGCGTGTTCCGCCGGATCGGTGTGATCCATGAAGATCACCGTTACGATGCCGTTATGCGGGACCTTTCGCAGACGGGATCGCGCATCGAGGGGCTCGTTGGCGTGCCGATCGGTGCCGGGCTGGTGCTTGATCTTGGCGGCGGTCAACTCGTCGTATCGACCGTCCGGCGGTCTGAAGGCGCGATGATCGGCGTCGAATTCGAAACGCCGCTGGTGAGCGATGGCGCCGGCGGTCTCGTCACGCGCAACCGAGTATCGCCCTACGCCCTGGCCAGCGCTGGCATGCCTCTGGCGGCTCTGCCGCCCGGCAATTATCCCAGCACGTTATTGGGTGGTGACAAAGACTCCAAGCCGCAATTCATGCAGGTACAGGTCCACCGCGGCTGA
- a CDS encoding threonine ammonia-lyase: METSQRQPTREGVIRAAEKVAAILPTTPLLPFEHERVTVFAKAECLQPMGAFKIRGAWHRLSDLSDEEKRRGVVAVSSGNHAQGVAWAARELGIDATIVMPQDAPRVKLERTRGYGAQVVTYDRMTENREAIAKALSEENGATYVHAFGDPWVIEGQGSTGIEIAEQMGRQPSRIVACCGGGGLSAGLALACPDAAIVPVEPEGWDDICRSLEIGEIQNVGESPPPTACDALQTLATFPLNFGVLKERCHEWARVSEAEIRNAQRFAFAQLRLLLEPGGAAALAAVLSGKVAVDDATVVILSGGNTDAEAFAKVLGTTD, translated from the coding sequence ATGGAAACGAGCCAACGCCAGCCGACCCGTGAAGGGGTTATCCGCGCCGCCGAAAAGGTCGCCGCGATCTTGCCGACGACCCCGCTGCTGCCCTTTGAGCACGAGCGTGTGACAGTGTTCGCCAAGGCCGAATGCCTACAACCGATGGGCGCCTTCAAGATACGCGGCGCGTGGCATCGCTTGTCCGATCTGTCGGACGAGGAAAAGAGACGCGGGGTCGTCGCCGTGTCGAGCGGCAACCATGCGCAGGGCGTCGCCTGGGCTGCACGCGAGCTGGGCATCGACGCCACCATCGTGATGCCGCAGGACGCGCCGCGCGTGAAGCTGGAGAGGACGCGCGGCTACGGCGCCCAAGTCGTCACCTATGACCGTATGACTGAGAACCGGGAAGCGATTGCAAAGGCGCTGTCGGAGGAGAATGGCGCGACCTATGTCCATGCCTTCGGCGATCCTTGGGTGATCGAGGGACAGGGCAGCACCGGAATAGAGATCGCCGAGCAGATGGGCCGCCAACCCTCCCGCATCGTCGCCTGCTGCGGCGGTGGCGGGCTGTCTGCAGGTCTCGCCCTTGCCTGCCCCGACGCCGCGATCGTGCCGGTCGAACCGGAAGGTTGGGACGATATCTGCCGCAGCCTCGAGATCGGCGAGATCCAGAACGTCGGCGAGAGCCCTCCGCCGACAGCTTGTGACGCCTTGCAGACTTTGGCCACCTTCCCGCTCAATTTCGGCGTCCTGAAAGAGCGGTGCCACGAGTGGGCGCGCGTGTCGGAAGCCGAAATTCGGAACGCGCAGCGCTTCGCCTTTGCGCAGCTTCGCCTCTTGCTCGAGCCGGGCGGCGCAGCAGCGCTGGCGGCGGTGTTGTCCGGCAAGGTCGCGGTGGATGACGCGACGGTCGTGATCCTGTCCGGCGGCAACACCGATGCGGAGGCCTTTGCGAAGGTGCTGGGGACGACGGATTAG
- a CDS encoding alpha,alpha-trehalose-phosphate synthase (UDP-forming), with protein MPRLVVISNRVAVPKARGVPGAQGGLAGALNAALKANGGIWFGWSGEETDKFTGSINYVRSAEGVTTATIDLEHQDVEEYYNGYANSTLWPLFHYRIDLTRYEREFGKGYERVNERFAESALPLIEPEDSVWVHDYHLLPLGERLRSMSIENRMGFFLHTPWPPTNLFVSLPYHERLVRAMLHYDLLGFQNNTWLESFLHYCGKELGADVAPETGAVTLEGKTTIARAYPIGIDFDHFMSKGDTGEARQAQQRLMASTRRRTAMIGVDRLDYSKGLPERLDGISRFFDRHPERTRDLVFIQIAPPSREDIGSYQQIRATLEQKAGQINGARSDVDVVPVRYVNRGYAQEELFGFYRASKIGLVTPLRDGMNLVAKEYVAAQDPDDPGVLILSMFAGAAQQFDCDGEGALLINPHSADDIAHNIRIALDMPLEERKSRYEKLITSVREENVQRWTENFVGDLAGVER; from the coding sequence GTGCCGAGACTTGTCGTCATATCGAACCGCGTCGCCGTCCCCAAGGCGCGCGGGGTTCCCGGCGCGCAAGGTGGCTTGGCAGGCGCACTCAATGCCGCACTGAAGGCCAATGGAGGTATATGGTTTGGCTGGTCCGGCGAGGAAACCGACAAATTCACCGGCAGCATCAATTACGTCCGCTCGGCCGAAGGTGTGACGACCGCGACGATCGATCTGGAGCATCAGGACGTCGAGGAATATTACAACGGTTACGCCAACAGCACGCTGTGGCCGCTATTCCACTACCGCATCGACCTGACTCGCTACGAACGCGAATTCGGCAAGGGCTATGAGCGGGTCAATGAACGCTTCGCCGAAAGCGCGCTGCCGCTGATCGAGCCCGAAGACAGCGTCTGGGTGCACGACTATCACCTGCTGCCGCTGGGCGAGCGGCTGCGTTCGATGAGCATCGAGAACCGCATGGGTTTCTTCCTCCACACGCCCTGGCCGCCGACCAATCTGTTCGTCTCGCTGCCCTATCACGAGCGGCTGGTGCGAGCGATGCTGCACTACGACCTGCTCGGCTTCCAGAACAACACGTGGCTCGAAAGCTTCCTGCATTATTGCGGCAAGGAGCTCGGCGCCGATGTCGCCCCGGAAACCGGCGCGGTGACGCTGGAGGGAAAGACCACGATCGCGCGCGCCTATCCCATCGGTATCGATTTCGATCACTTCATGTCGAAAGGCGATACGGGCGAGGCGCGCCAGGCGCAGCAGCGATTGATGGCGTCCACCCGGCGGCGCACGGCGATGATCGGGGTGGACCGGCTCGACTACTCCAAGGGTCTGCCCGAAAGGCTCGACGGCATCAGCCGCTTCTTCGACCGTCATCCTGAACGCACGCGCGATCTCGTCTTCATCCAGATCGCGCCGCCCAGCCGGGAGGATATCGGCAGCTATCAGCAGATCCGCGCGACGCTGGAACAGAAGGCGGGCCAGATCAACGGCGCGCGATCGGATGTCGATGTGGTGCCGGTGCGCTACGTCAACCGCGGCTATGCGCAGGAAGAGCTGTTCGGCTTCTACCGCGCGTCCAAGATCGGCCTTGTCACGCCGCTGCGGGACGGAATGAACCTTGTCGCCAAGGAATATGTCGCGGCGCAGGATCCCGACGATCCCGGCGTGCTGATCCTGTCGATGTTTGCAGGCGCGGCCCAGCAATTCGACTGCGATGGGGAGGGCGCGCTGCTGATCAATCCGCACAGCGCCGACGATATCGCTCACAATATCCGCATCGCGCTCGACATGCCGCTGGAAGAGCGCAAGTCGCGTTACGAGAAGCTGATCACTTCGGTGCGCGAAGAGAATGTGCAGCGCTGGACGGAGAATTTCGTCGGCGATCTTGCCGGTGTTGAGCGTTGA
- the otsB gene encoding trehalose-phosphatase has protein sequence MTQDLPSPPRLETLAADKPISLFLDFDGTLVDIAPTPDAIEVPSDLLDKLAALAERHDGRVALVSGRAIDDLEGHLGRVTLACAGSHGSHCRDADGGVVGDVPGALAEDVLDEVSNFAAAEGFSREDKAHGVALHYRSDPSLENRGLAFAQKLAERHELQVKRGKRVIELTARGGGKADAVRAFMETEPFKGSHPVFVGDDVTDEDGMRAATDLGGVGIAVGERPSENAKYALANPAAVHQWLGL, from the coding sequence ATGACGCAGGATCTTCCTTCGCCGCCTCGACTGGAAACGCTGGCGGCCGACAAGCCGATATCCCTTTTTCTCGATTTCGACGGAACGCTCGTCGATATTGCGCCCACGCCCGATGCGATCGAGGTGCCATCCGATTTGCTCGACAAATTGGCCGCGCTGGCCGAGCGGCACGATGGCCGTGTCGCGCTCGTCAGCGGACGCGCGATCGATGATCTGGAGGGGCATCTCGGGCGCGTGACACTGGCCTGTGCGGGTTCTCACGGTAGCCATTGCCGCGATGCCGATGGCGGTGTTGTGGGCGATGTTCCCGGAGCGCTGGCGGAAGACGTGCTGGACGAGGTTTCGAACTTCGCTGCTGCGGAGGGCTTCTCTCGTGAAGACAAGGCGCATGGCGTGGCGCTTCACTATCGCAGCGATCCAAGCCTGGAAAACCGCGGCCTCGCTTTCGCACAGAAGCTCGCCGAGCGGCATGAATTGCAGGTGAAGCGCGGCAAGCGCGTGATTGAGCTTACCGCGCGGGGCGGGGGGAAGGCCGATGCGGTGCGCGCGTTCATGGAAACCGAGCCCTTCAAAGGCTCGCATCCAGTATTCGTGGGTGATGACGTCACCGACGAGGATGGGATGCGCGCCGCAACCGACCTCGGCGGGGTTGGCATCGCCGTGGGCGAGCGCCCGAGCGAGAACGCGAAATACGCGCTTGCGAACCCTGCTGCAGTGCACCAATGGTTGGGGCTGTGA
- a CDS encoding MAPEG family protein, translated as MNLLQPVIVLAAWTMVMWLWMYVTRLPAMSKAGVDPDSLARDPHASLDTALPPKVQWKAHNYNHLHEAPTVFYALALALALLDLAAGLPQWIASSAVVLAWAYVVLRILHSLVQALINKVVQRFAIFSLSSLVLIALVGLAIIAAF; from the coding sequence GTGAACCTGCTGCAGCCTGTCATCGTGCTCGCCGCATGGACGATGGTCATGTGGTTGTGGATGTATGTTACGCGCCTTCCAGCCATGTCGAAAGCGGGCGTCGATCCGGACAGTCTGGCCAGGGATCCGCACGCCTCGCTCGACACGGCTTTGCCGCCGAAGGTGCAATGGAAAGCACACAATTACAATCACTTGCACGAAGCGCCTACGGTTTTTTATGCCTTGGCGCTGGCATTGGCGCTGCTCGATCTGGCGGCTGGCCTGCCCCAATGGATAGCCTCCTCCGCAGTCGTGCTCGCATGGGCCTATGTGGTCTTACGTATCTTGCATTCGCTGGTGCAGGCGCTGATCAACAAGGTGGTACAGCGCTTCGCCATCTTCTCGCTATCCTCCCTCGTGCTCATCGCACTGGTCGGACTGGCGATAATTGCGGCCTTTTAG
- a CDS encoding type III PLP-dependent enzyme, which yields MRQFPDAKAVVGALAPDEPVILTRPHAAARAARFFVEKFPGKAMYAVKANPSPDLLQILWDSGVTHYDVASIGEVRLVRGLLPDAALCFMHPVKTPRAVREAYFEHGVKTFSLDTIEELEKIVEATTDASGKAAKDLALLVRLRVSSEHSQLSLAAKFGTDLTDARPLLQATRQHCDALGICFHVGSQAMTPFAFVQALERVRAAIAEAAVTVDIVDVGGGFPSVYPGMEPPPLEDYFALIHRHFEALPISYSAELWAEPGRALCAEYSSIIVRVEKRRDNELYINDGAYGALFDAAHVAWRFPVRALEDDLIKPEAEFAFYGPTCDDADYMAGPFLLPDDIKADDYIEIGMLGAYGAAMKTAFNGFGATEAAIVTDEPMASLYRGDRPDPRASDNVVSLR from the coding sequence TTGCGCCAATTTCCTGATGCCAAGGCTGTAGTCGGCGCTCTCGCGCCTGACGAACCTGTCATCCTCACCCGCCCGCACGCCGCAGCGCGCGCCGCCCGCTTCTTCGTCGAGAAGTTCCCGGGCAAGGCGATGTATGCGGTGAAGGCCAATCCGTCTCCCGACCTGTTGCAGATCCTATGGGACAGTGGCGTGACGCATTACGACGTCGCTTCCATAGGAGAGGTTCGGCTCGTGCGCGGCCTGCTGCCCGACGCGGCGCTGTGCTTCATGCACCCCGTCAAGACGCCACGCGCCGTTCGCGAAGCCTATTTCGAGCACGGCGTGAAGACATTCAGCCTCGACACGATCGAGGAACTGGAGAAGATTGTCGAGGCGACCACGGATGCGTCTGGCAAGGCGGCAAAGGATCTCGCTTTGCTCGTCCGTCTGCGCGTATCGTCGGAGCATTCGCAGCTTTCCCTGGCGGCAAAATTCGGCACCGATCTCACTGATGCCAGGCCGCTGCTGCAGGCGACTCGCCAGCACTGCGATGCGTTGGGCATCTGCTTCCATGTCGGCAGCCAGGCGATGACGCCCTTCGCCTTCGTGCAGGCGCTGGAACGTGTCCGTGCCGCGATTGCCGAGGCTGCGGTTACGGTCGATATCGTCGATGTCGGCGGCGGCTTCCCGAGCGTCTACCCGGGCATGGAGCCTCCACCGCTCGAAGACTATTTTGCATTAATCCATCGCCATTTCGAAGCGCTGCCGATCTCGTATTCGGCAGAACTGTGGGCGGAGCCGGGCAGGGCGCTGTGCGCCGAATACTCATCCATCATCGTGCGCGTGGAGAAACGGCGGGACAACGAACTCTACATCAATGACGGCGCCTATGGCGCGCTGTTCGATGCTGCACATGTCGCCTGGCGTTTCCCGGTGCGTGCGCTGGAGGACGATCTCATCAAACCTGAAGCGGAATTCGCCTTTTACGGCCCGACCTGCGATGATGCAGACTACATGGCGGGCCCATTCCTGCTGCCCGACGACATCAAGGCCGACGACTATATCGAGATCGGTATGCTCGGCGCGTACGGCGCTGCGATGAAGACGGCATTCAACGGTTTCGGCGCAACCGAAGCGGCGATCGTCACCGACGAGCCGATGGCGAGTCTCTATCGCGGGGATCGCCCCGATCCGCGCGCCAGCGACAATGTGGTGAGCCTGCGGTAA
- a CDS encoding 1,9-bis(guanidino)-5-aza-nonane synthase: MTDQPINDTRKAELLSTEVEHIDITSFDARPIIDQMGKMSFTSRDLAKATGIYNQMLEDKDCTIFLVIAGSTSAGGCMDLYAELIRNNMVDCVVATGATIVDMDFFEGLGHKHYQALEVPDDDTLRSLYIDRIYDTYIDEEQLQDCDFTINKIANALPPGPYSSRAFIREMGKYLVENGKKENSLVKLAYEHDVPIFCPAFVDSSAGFGLVKHQVDQMETGEPYLMIDAVADFRELTDIKIKGGESGLLMVGGGVPKNFIQDTVVCAEILGHEDVSVHKYAVQVTVADVRDGACSSSTLQEAASWGKVSTAIEQMVFAEAGSVMPLLASDAYHRGHWKTRNKRRWAKLFDTD, translated from the coding sequence ATGACCGATCAGCCCATCAACGACACGCGCAAGGCGGAGCTGCTTTCGACCGAAGTCGAGCATATCGACATCACCAGCTTCGATGCGCGCCCGATCATCGACCAGATGGGCAAGATGAGCTTCACCAGCCGCGATCTCGCCAAGGCGACGGGCATCTACAACCAGATGCTGGAAGACAAGGACTGCACCATCTTCCTCGTCATCGCAGGCAGCACCAGCGCGGGCGGCTGCATGGATCTCTATGCAGAGCTGATCCGTAACAACATGGTCGATTGCGTGGTGGCGACCGGCGCTACCATCGTCGACATGGACTTCTTCGAAGGGCTTGGACACAAGCACTACCAGGCGCTCGAAGTGCCCGACGACGACACGCTTCGCAGCCTCTATATCGACCGCATCTACGACACCTATATCGACGAAGAGCAATTGCAGGACTGCGACTTCACCATCAACAAGATCGCCAACGCCCTGCCGCCCGGGCCGTACTCCAGCCGCGCCTTCATTCGCGAAATGGGCAAGTACCTGGTCGAGAACGGCAAGAAGGAGAACAGCCTCGTCAAGCTCGCCTACGAGCATGATGTGCCGATCTTCTGCCCTGCTTTCGTGGATAGCTCCGCCGGGTTCGGCCTGGTGAAGCACCAGGTCGATCAGATGGAGACGGGCGAACCCTATCTGATGATAGACGCGGTGGCCGACTTCCGGGAGCTGACCGACATCAAGATCAAGGGCGGCGAAAGCGGCCTGCTGATGGTGGGCGGCGGGGTGCCCAAGAACTTCATTCAGGATACGGTGGTGTGTGCCGAGATCCTGGGCCACGAGGACGTTTCTGTCCACAAATATGCCGTGCAGGTCACCGTTGCCGACGTGCGGGACGGCGCGTGCTCCTCCTCCACGCTGCAGGAGGCGGCAAGCTGGGGCAAGGTCTCGACCGCGATCGAGCAGATGGTCTTTGCGGAAGCCGGTTCGGTTATGCCGCTTCTAGCCAGCGACGCTTATCACCGCGGCCACTGGAAGACCCGCAACAAGCGCCGCTGGGCCAAGCTTTTCGATACCGATTGA
- a CDS encoding glycoside hydrolase family 15 protein yields the protein MSTSDSTAPQSDLELWPIGNCQVSGLIDKQGALVWGCVPRVDGDPVFCALLNGQRQDAGVWRFELEGQISARQEYIRNTPNLVTTLEAEDGSAVEILDFAPRFEQKGRMYRPVAFSRIVRPIAGNPRIRIVLRPMRDYGAAPAETTSGTNHIRYLVGRQALRLSTDAPIGYILEGRTFRIEDDTHFFLGPDEPFNGNLRESIRRMEQSTRRYWQHWVRGLATPFEWQDEVIRCAITLKLCQHEETGAIVAALTTSIPEAPHSERNWDYRYCWIRDSYYTVQALNRLGALDVLEKYLGYLRNIVDGCKGGQIQPLYSVMGEGELNETTAAHLAGYRGMGPVRIGNAAYKQVQHDCYGQIVLPTAQGFFDRRLLRIADDADFASLEQVGEQAWAMHDQPDAGLWEFRTREEVHTYSAVMNWAACDRLAKVAEHLGKADRAKLWRERAQAITDKIEDKAWKENGEGGHYGASFESDYLDASLLQLLELRYVAPDDERFLQTFEMVERNLRRGEHMLRYAAEDDFGAPETAFNICTFWLIEALALMGRKDEARELFCTMMSHRTQSGLLSEDMDFETGELWGNFPQTYSLVGTINCAGLLSKSWNTVR from the coding sequence GTGAGCACTTCCGATAGCACCGCGCCGCAAAGCGATCTCGAACTCTGGCCCATCGGCAATTGCCAGGTTTCCGGCCTCATCGACAAACAGGGCGCGCTTGTCTGGGGCTGTGTACCGCGTGTGGATGGCGATCCGGTGTTCTGCGCGCTGCTCAATGGTCAGAGGCAGGATGCCGGCGTCTGGCGGTTCGAGTTGGAAGGCCAAATCAGCGCGCGGCAGGAGTATATCCGCAACACGCCGAACCTCGTCACGACGCTGGAGGCGGAGGATGGCAGCGCGGTCGAGATTCTCGATTTCGCGCCACGCTTCGAACAGAAAGGGCGGATGTATCGCCCGGTTGCGTTTTCGCGCATCGTGCGGCCGATCGCGGGCAATCCGCGCATCCGCATCGTTTTGCGGCCGATGCGCGATTACGGGGCGGCCCCGGCAGAAACGACCAGCGGCACCAATCACATCCGGTATCTCGTCGGACGACAGGCCCTGCGCCTCTCCACGGATGCGCCGATCGGATACATCCTGGAAGGGCGCACGTTTCGCATCGAGGACGACACGCATTTCTTCCTCGGCCCGGACGAGCCGTTCAACGGGAACCTGCGCGAAAGTATTCGCCGTATGGAGCAGTCCACGCGGCGATACTGGCAGCACTGGGTGCGCGGGCTGGCGACGCCGTTCGAATGGCAGGACGAGGTCATCCGCTGCGCCATCACGCTGAAGCTATGCCAGCACGAGGAAACGGGTGCGATCGTCGCCGCGCTGACGACTTCTATCCCCGAAGCGCCGCATTCGGAGCGGAACTGGGATTACCGTTACTGCTGGATCCGCGATTCCTATTACACCGTTCAGGCGCTGAACCGCCTTGGCGCGCTGGATGTGCTGGAGAAGTATCTCGGTTACCTGCGCAACATCGTGGACGGATGCAAGGGCGGGCAGATCCAGCCGCTTTATTCGGTGATGGGCGAGGGCGAACTGAACGAGACGACCGCCGCGCATCTTGCCGGATATCGCGGGATGGGTCCGGTGCGCATCGGCAACGCCGCCTACAAGCAGGTGCAGCACGATTGCTATGGTCAGATCGTCCTGCCGACGGCGCAGGGCTTTTTCGACCGCCGCCTGCTTCGCATCGCCGACGATGCCGACTTCGCCAGCCTCGAGCAGGTTGGCGAGCAGGCCTGGGCGATGCACGACCAGCCGGATGCGGGCCTGTGGGAATTCCGCACGCGCGAGGAGGTCCATACCTACTCCGCAGTGATGAACTGGGCGGCGTGCGACAGGCTCGCCAAGGTTGCCGAGCATCTGGGTAAGGCTGACCGGGCGAAACTGTGGCGGGAGCGGGCGCAGGCAATCACCGACAAGATCGAGGACAAGGCCTGGAAGGAAAACGGGGAAGGTGGCCATTACGGCGCCAGCTTCGAAAGCGACTATCTCGATGCCAGCCTGCTGCAGCTGCTGGAGCTGCGATATGTCGCTCCCGATGACGAGCGCTTCCTGCAGACCTTCGAAATGGTCGAGCGCAATCTGAGGCGCGGCGAGCACATGTTGCGCTACGCGGCCGAAGACGATTTCGGCGCGCCGGAAACCGCCTTCAATATCTGCACCTTCTGGCTGATCGAGGCGCTCGCGCTGATGGGCCGCAAGGACGAGGCGCGCGAGCTGTTCTGCACCATGATGAGCCATCGCACGCAGTCGGGCCTGCTGAGCGAGGATATGGATTTCGAGACCGGCGAGCTGTGGGGCAATTTCCCGCAGACCTACTCCCTTGTCGGAACGATCAACTGCGCCGGCCTGTTATCCAAGAGCTGGAACACGGTTCGCTGA
- a CDS encoding response regulator: MAYILVVDDDDIVAEYAAKVLIGAGHACGWVSDAEEAQELLKKRRPDLILLDQNMPGENGTALLRRIRNSQTHFDVPVIMLTGVQGVKEEQIAYYAGAQDYIRKPFTDKMLIYRVRETLLSREGRARQSVRARLTDYEDDAGARQARFI, translated from the coding sequence ATGGCCTACATACTGGTTGTCGACGATGACGATATCGTCGCGGAATATGCGGCAAAGGTGCTGATCGGCGCGGGCCATGCCTGTGGCTGGGTAAGCGACGCCGAGGAAGCGCAGGAGCTTCTGAAGAAGCGTCGGCCAGACCTGATCCTGCTCGATCAGAACATGCCCGGCGAAAACGGCACCGCCCTGCTGCGCCGCATTCGCAATTCGCAGACGCATTTCGACGTGCCCGTCATCATGCTGACCGGCGTGCAGGGCGTGAAGGAAGAACAGATCGCCTATTATGCCGGCGCGCAGGATTACATCCGCAAGCCGTTCACCGACAAGATGCTGATCTACCGTGTGAGGGAAACCCTGCTATCGCGAGAGGGTCGGGCCCGGCAGAGCGTCCGGGCGAGGTTGACCGATTACGAAGACGATGCTGGCGCTCGCCAAGCGCGCTTCATCTGA
- a CDS encoding MAPEG family protein, whose amino-acid sequence MQAAIITPALVLVLWSIVMLFWMAFTRFPAMKRMRAERGSSGMVSSKRAGGRGQDLEGLIPDRVNWKSHNHTHLMEQPTLFYAVIAMLAILGPTADTVLAAWLYTVLRIVHSLWQALINTIPIRLMIFTAASLALLYLTVRALMVAVS is encoded by the coding sequence ATGCAGGCCGCTATCATCACGCCCGCGCTCGTCCTGGTGCTGTGGTCCATCGTCATGCTGTTCTGGATGGCATTCACACGCTTTCCCGCGATGAAGCGCATGCGCGCCGAACGCGGATCGAGCGGCATGGTCAGCAGCAAACGCGCGGGCGGACGCGGACAGGATCTCGAAGGCCTGATCCCGGACCGGGTGAACTGGAAATCCCACAATCACACCCATCTGATGGAACAGCCGACGCTGTTCTATGCCGTGATCGCCATGCTCGCCATTCTCGGCCCGACCGCCGACACGGTTCTCGCGGCTTGGCTCTACACCGTGCTGCGCATCGTGCATTCGCTGTGGCAGGCTTTGATCAACACTATCCCGATCAGGCTGATGATCTTCACCGCGGCCAGTCTCGCGCTTCTCTACCTTACCGTCCGCGCGCTGATGGTGGCAGTGTCGTGA